From a region of the Streptomyces tirandamycinicus genome:
- a CDS encoding ATP-binding protein, which yields MNVEITRTESSAPARQFTVLLSPTRRGARLARLLTRAQLACWAIPSESAARVVAELAANAALHGRVPGRDFRLRLAVEDEGGRLRIEVTDTRGDRLPPGPGTLTPPADGAESGRGLLIVEALAARWGVIAGPVPGKTVWAELDLVP from the coding sequence GTGAACGTGGAAATCACCCGAACCGAATCTTCCGCTCCTGCCCGGCAGTTCACCGTCCTGCTCTCCCCCACCCGCCGGGGAGCACGGCTCGCCCGGCTGCTCACCAGGGCCCAACTGGCGTGCTGGGCCATCCCGTCGGAGTCGGCGGCGCGAGTCGTCGCCGAACTGGCCGCCAACGCCGCGCTGCACGGGCGGGTACCGGGCAGGGACTTCCGGCTCCGTCTCGCCGTCGAGGACGAGGGCGGGCGCCTGCGGATCGAGGTCACCGACACCCGAGGCGACCGGCTGCCGCCCGGCCCCGGGACCCTCACCCCTCCCGCCGACGGCGCCGAGTCGGGGCGCGGCCTGCTGATCGTCGAAGCGCTCGCCGCACGGTGGGGAGTGATTGCGGGCCCCGTACCGGGCAAGACCGTGTGGGCCGAGCTCGACCTCGTACCGTGA
- a CDS encoding aminoglycoside phosphotransferase family protein, with amino-acid sequence MSSPQGIEVPAALVASYTRNGGEGERAWIARLPALVADLLDRWELERDGGLASGEASLVVPVRRTDGTRAALKLQMPREETTAALIGLRAWNGDGIVRLLDHDPPNGASLLERLDDSRTLASVGDDDVALTTLAGLMARLHSVPAPEGLRGLGDVARDMLASVPAAVAALPDPEDRQRLQRWASAVAELVGEPGDRMLHWDLHYGNVLAAEREPWLAIDPEPLVGDPGFDLWPALDTGWERLHATGDAPRVVRRRFDLLTEALGLDRRRAAVWTLARLLQNTLWDIEDRRTAIDPSQTVVAEALPRH; translated from the coding sequence ATGAGCTCGCCGCAGGGCATCGAAGTCCCCGCCGCCTTGGTCGCGTCGTACACGAGGAACGGTGGCGAGGGGGAACGGGCCTGGATCGCGCGGCTGCCCGCGCTGGTGGCGGACCTGCTCGACCGGTGGGAGCTGGAGCGCGACGGAGGCCTCGCCTCCGGCGAGGCCTCACTGGTGGTGCCGGTGCGCCGCACCGACGGCACCCGCGCCGCGCTCAAGCTCCAGATGCCCCGCGAGGAGACGACCGCCGCGCTGATCGGACTGCGAGCGTGGAACGGCGACGGCATCGTACGGCTGCTCGACCACGACCCGCCGAACGGCGCCTCGCTGCTGGAGCGCCTGGACGACTCACGCACACTGGCGTCGGTCGGGGACGACGACGTGGCCCTGACCACCCTGGCCGGGCTGATGGCCCGGCTGCACTCCGTCCCGGCACCGGAGGGTCTGCGCGGCCTCGGTGACGTCGCGCGCGACATGCTGGCGTCCGTACCGGCGGCCGTAGCCGCCCTGCCGGACCCCGAGGACCGGCAGCGGCTGCAACGCTGGGCGTCGGCGGTCGCCGAGTTGGTCGGCGAGCCCGGCGACCGGATGCTGCACTGGGACCTGCACTACGGAAACGTGCTCGCCGCCGAGCGCGAGCCGTGGCTGGCCATCGACCCCGAACCCCTCGTCGGTGACCCGGGTTTCGACCTGTGGCCGGCGCTGGACACCGGCTGGGAGAGGCTCCACGCCACCGGGGACGCTCCACGGGTGGTGCGGCGCCGCTTCGACCTGCTGACCGAGGCGCTCGGGCTGGACCGCCGGCGCGCGGCCGTCTGGACCCTGGCCCGACTGCTGCAGAACACCCTGTGGGACATCGAGGACCGCCGGACCGCCATCGACCCCTCCCAGACCGTCGTGGCCGAGGCGCTGCCCCGCCACTGA
- a CDS encoding YHYH protein, which yields MTPEETDPPRPPRPSRRIVLLGGLAAALGVSACGRTMVTGVADSPATTGATAPAASSTVASTEVTGSYSIRDSTTGTEMDVTVSGDTRSIRANGLPNHTTGDFPNPGNPNTISAQSYAFELPRYGTKARELTRLALPQPFGIAINGVLFDPLAAEWYQRDPRSGWTIEAIGPKGTLGLDDNNAHVQPTGAYHYHGIPTGLAGVLKSTAHSPLLGWAGDGFPVYARYGYTDPRDPASGISDLTPSYRLRSGTRSGGPGGAYDGTYTEDFEFVEGHGMLDQANGRFAVTPEYPDGTYHYVLTAAFPFVPRYFAGTVADSFVKAGGGQGPRPGA from the coding sequence ATGACACCAGAAGAGACCGATCCGCCCCGCCCCCCACGTCCCTCACGCCGGATCGTCCTGCTCGGGGGCCTCGCCGCCGCCCTGGGCGTGTCCGCCTGCGGAAGGACCATGGTCACGGGCGTCGCCGACTCCCCCGCGACGACCGGAGCGACCGCTCCCGCCGCCTCCTCCACCGTCGCCTCGACCGAGGTGACGGGCAGCTACTCCATCCGCGACAGCACCACCGGGACGGAGATGGACGTCACCGTCAGCGGCGACACCCGCTCCATCCGTGCCAACGGGCTGCCCAACCACACGACGGGCGACTTCCCCAACCCGGGAAACCCGAACACGATATCGGCGCAGTCCTACGCGTTCGAGCTGCCGCGGTACGGCACGAAGGCCCGGGAGCTCACGCGTCTCGCCCTGCCCCAGCCCTTCGGTATAGCGATCAACGGAGTGCTCTTCGATCCCCTCGCCGCCGAGTGGTACCAGCGCGACCCGCGGTCCGGCTGGACGATCGAGGCCATCGGCCCGAAGGGAACCCTGGGCCTGGACGACAACAACGCCCATGTGCAGCCGACCGGCGCGTACCACTACCACGGCATACCCACGGGGCTCGCGGGCGTACTGAAGTCCACCGCCCACTCGCCGCTGCTCGGCTGGGCCGGCGACGGATTCCCCGTCTACGCCCGCTACGGCTACACCGACCCCCGGGACCCGGCTTCCGGCATCAGCGACCTGACCCCCTCGTACCGTCTGCGGTCCGGGACCAGGAGCGGCGGGCCCGGCGGGGCCTATGACGGTACGTACACCGAGGACTTCGAGTTCGTCGAGGGACACGGCATGCTCGACCAGGCCAACGGGCGCTTCGCGGTCACGCCCGAGTATCCGGACGGGACGTACCACTACGTCCTGACCGCCGCGTTCCCCTTCGTCCCCCGCTACTTCGCGGGTACCGTCGCGGACAGTTTCGTCAAGGCGGGGGGCGGCCAGGGACCGCGCCCGGGCGCCTGA
- a CDS encoding acyl-CoA dehydrogenase produces MPDFDLYRPSEEHDMLRETVRSLAEAKIAPFAAAVDEEARFPQEALDALVAADLHAVHVPEEYGGAGADALATVLVIEEVARVCASSSLIPAVNKLGSLPVILSGSEELKKKYLGPLAKGDAMFSYCLSEPDAGSDAAGMKTRAVRDGDFWVLNGVKRWITNAGESEFYTVMAVTDPEKRSKGISAFVVEKSDEGVSFGAPEKKLGIKGSPTREVYLDNVRIPADRIIGAEGTGFATAMKTLDHTRITIAAQALGIAQGALDYAKGYVRERRQFGKPIADFQGVQFMLADMAMKVEAARQLTYAAAAKSERNDGDLTFQGAAAKCFASDVAMEVTTDAVQLLGGYGYTRDYPVERMMRDAKITQIYEGTNQVQRIVMARNLP; encoded by the coding sequence GTGCCTGACTTCGACCTGTACCGCCCGTCCGAAGAGCACGACATGCTCAGGGAGACGGTCCGCTCGCTGGCCGAGGCGAAGATCGCGCCGTTCGCGGCCGCAGTCGACGAAGAGGCCCGCTTCCCGCAGGAGGCCCTGGACGCGCTGGTGGCCGCGGACCTGCACGCCGTGCACGTCCCGGAGGAGTACGGCGGCGCCGGCGCCGACGCGCTCGCGACCGTGCTCGTCATCGAGGAGGTCGCCCGCGTCTGCGCCTCGTCCTCGCTGATCCCCGCGGTCAACAAGCTGGGCTCGCTGCCGGTGATCCTCTCCGGTTCCGAGGAGCTGAAGAAGAAGTACCTGGGCCCGCTCGCCAAGGGCGACGCGATGTTCTCGTACTGCCTCTCCGAGCCGGACGCGGGCTCCGACGCGGCCGGCATGAAGACCCGCGCGGTGCGCGACGGCGACTTCTGGGTCCTCAACGGTGTCAAGCGCTGGATCACCAACGCCGGTGAGTCCGAGTTCTACACGGTGATGGCCGTCACCGACCCCGAGAAGCGCTCCAAGGGCATCTCCGCCTTCGTCGTCGAGAAGTCCGACGAGGGCGTGTCGTTCGGCGCACCCGAGAAGAAGCTCGGGATCAAGGGCTCCCCGACCCGCGAGGTCTACCTCGACAACGTCCGCATCCCCGCCGACCGCATCATCGGCGCCGAGGGCACGGGCTTCGCCACGGCCATGAAGACCCTGGACCACACCCGCATCACCATCGCGGCGCAGGCCCTCGGCATCGCGCAGGGCGCCCTCGACTACGCCAAGGGCTACGTCCGCGAGCGCAGGCAGTTCGGCAAGCCGATCGCCGACTTCCAGGGCGTCCAGTTCATGCTCGCCGACATGGCGATGAAGGTCGAGGCCGCCCGCCAGCTGACCTACGCGGCCGCGGCCAAGTCCGAGCGGAACGACGGCGACCTCACCTTCCAGGGCGCCGCCGCCAAGTGCTTCGCGTCGGACGTGGCCATGGAGGTGACCACCGACGCCGTCCAGCTCCTCGGCGGCTACGGCTACACCCGCGACTACCCGGTGGAACGCATGATGCGCGACGCCAAGATCACCCAGATCTACGAGGGCACCAACCAGGTCCAGCGGATCGTCATGGCCCGCAACCTGCCGTAG
- a CDS encoding UDP-glucose dehydrogenase family protein, with amino-acid sequence MALKITVIGTGYLGATHAAAMAELGFEVLGLDVVPEKVATLAAGRVPMYEPGLEELLHRHVAGLEGSSGRLRFTTSWDELEDFGGDVHFVCVNTPQKHGEYACDMSYVDAAFASLAPRVKGGALVVGKSTVPVGSADRLARLLAEHAPEGVDLAWNPEFLREGFAVRDTLHPDRIVVGVDGERAEKLLREVYATPIAEGSPFVVTDFPTAELVKTSANSFLATKISFINAMAEVCEAAGGDVVKLAEAIGHDERIGKKFLRAGIGFGGGCLPKDIRAFMARAGELGADQALTFLREVDSINMRRRGHMVELAREAVGGGSFLGTRVAVLGATFKPDSDDVRDSPALNVAGQIHLQGGQVTVYDPKGMDNARLVFPTLGYADSALEAVRGADVVLHLTEWREFRELDPAALGEVAFRRIVLDGRNALDGTKWREAGWTYRAMGRPRA; translated from the coding sequence ATGGCCCTCAAGATCACCGTGATCGGCACCGGGTACCTCGGCGCCACGCACGCAGCGGCGATGGCGGAGCTGGGGTTCGAGGTCCTGGGCCTGGACGTCGTCCCGGAGAAGGTCGCGACGCTGGCCGCGGGGCGGGTCCCGATGTACGAGCCGGGCCTGGAGGAACTGCTCCACCGCCATGTCGCCGGCCTGGAGGGATCCAGCGGGCGGCTGCGCTTCACCACGTCGTGGGACGAGCTGGAGGACTTCGGCGGAGACGTCCACTTCGTCTGCGTGAACACCCCGCAGAAGCACGGCGAGTACGCCTGCGACATGTCGTACGTGGACGCCGCGTTCGCCTCGCTGGCACCTCGGGTGAAGGGCGGCGCGCTGGTCGTCGGCAAGTCCACCGTGCCGGTCGGCTCGGCGGACCGGCTCGCCCGTCTGCTCGCCGAGCATGCGCCCGAAGGAGTGGACCTGGCCTGGAACCCCGAGTTCCTGCGCGAGGGCTTCGCCGTCCGGGACACCCTGCACCCGGACCGCATCGTGGTGGGCGTGGACGGCGAGCGGGCCGAGAAGCTGCTGCGCGAGGTGTACGCCACACCGATCGCCGAGGGCTCGCCGTTCGTGGTGACGGACTTCCCCACGGCGGAGCTGGTGAAGACCTCCGCGAACTCGTTCCTCGCCACGAAGATCTCGTTCATCAACGCCATGGCGGAGGTGTGCGAGGCGGCCGGTGGCGACGTGGTGAAGCTGGCCGAGGCGATCGGCCACGACGAGCGGATCGGCAAGAAGTTCCTGCGGGCCGGGATCGGCTTCGGAGGCGGCTGCCTGCCCAAGGACATCCGCGCGTTCATGGCACGCGCCGGTGAGCTCGGCGCCGACCAGGCGCTGACGTTCCTGCGCGAGGTCGACTCGATCAACATGCGCCGCCGCGGTCACATGGTGGAGCTCGCCCGGGAGGCCGTGGGCGGCGGGTCCTTCCTGGGCACCCGGGTCGCCGTGCTGGGAGCGACGTTCAAGCCGGACTCGGACGACGTCCGCGACTCGCCGGCACTGAACGTCGCCGGGCAGATCCACCTCCAGGGCGGCCAGGTCACCGTCTACGACCCCAAGGGCATGGACAACGCCCGGCTGGTCTTCCCCACGCTCGGCTACGCGGACAGCGCACTGGAGGCCGTGCGCGGCGCTGACGTCGTGCTGCATCTGACCGAGTGGCGCGAGTTCCGTGAGCTCGACCCGGCGGCGCTGGGCGAGGTGGCGTTCCGCCGGATCGTGCTCGACGGGCGCAACGCGCTGGACGGGACGAAGTGGCGCGAGGCCGGCTGGACGTACCGGGCGATGGGCCGGCCCCGCGCCTGA
- a CDS encoding VOC family protein, with amino-acid sequence MAIATLGTVVLDCADPRALAAFYAEILGAAVERDGDDWVTLTGYRGTPLAFQAAPGHTAPAWPSPESSQQFHLDLTVEDMDAAEARVLALGAKPLDVDDRSRGFRVYADPAGHPFCLCAG; translated from the coding sequence ATGGCCATCGCCACACTGGGGACCGTCGTCCTGGACTGCGCCGACCCGCGCGCACTCGCCGCCTTCTACGCAGAGATCCTCGGCGCCGCGGTGGAGCGGGACGGCGACGACTGGGTCACCCTCACCGGATACCGGGGCACGCCGCTCGCCTTCCAGGCGGCCCCGGGGCACACCGCTCCCGCATGGCCGTCGCCGGAGTCCTCGCAGCAGTTCCACCTCGACCTGACCGTCGAGGACATGGACGCCGCCGAGGCCCGGGTGCTGGCGCTCGGCGCGAAGCCGCTGGACGTCGACGACCGCTCACGCGGCTTCCGCGTCTACGCGGACCCCGCCGGTCACCCGTTCTGCCTCTGCGCCGGCTGA